A window of the Emys orbicularis isolate rEmyOrb1 chromosome 1, rEmyOrb1.hap1, whole genome shotgun sequence genome harbors these coding sequences:
- the LOC135879049 gene encoding pentraxin fusion protein-like, translating to MLHTLSLLLILALKGLSTDEAPEVVLEGVASQSSIYDKYGNPGNAIDGSPSSDYLRGKCSHTDLDINPWWTLDLRARVQVFRVKITNRGDCCEERLNGAEIRIGSSPERGGRTNPRCAQIDSMGRGETRSFDCEGMQGQYVTVTIPGTEKYLTLCEVQVFGLPVNSSGK from the exons ATGTTACacaccctctccctgctgcttaTCCTAGCCCTGAAGGGACTGTCTACAGATGAAG CCCCTGAAGTGGTACTTGAAGGTGTAGCATCCCAGTCCAGCATCTATGACAAATATGGAAACCCTGGCAATGCCATTGATGGGTCCCCGTCCAGTGATTACCTGAGAGGAAAATGTAGTCACACGGACTTAGATATTAATCCATGGTGGACACTGGATTTGAGAGCGAGGGTTCAAGTGTTCAGAGTAAAGATCACCAATCGAGGAGACTGTTGTGAAGAGCGGCTAAACGGGGCTGAAATCCGAATTGGGAGCTCGCCGGAGAGAGGCGGCAGAACGAATCCCAG ATGTGCCCAGATTGACTCCATGGGCCGTGGGGAAACACGCTCATTTGACTGTGAAGGAATGCAAGGGCAGTATGTGACTGTGACCATCCCAGGCACAGAAAAATACCTCACGTTGTGTGAAGTCCAAGTGTTTGGTCTACCAGTAAATTCTTCTGGTAAGTAG